One Spiroplasma endosymbiont of Cantharis nigra DNA segment encodes these proteins:
- a CDS encoding protein NO VEIN domain-containing protein → MIWEKILKFNKEFKSISGLKPLLKVNDQKTLEVKKILKSIAEEIMLFFNLDKNKINLSIGQGNITFTPWIGIDETNDLFMTIIFYPIEDGLTINICQKTEKLTKNKEGKQLLIKNREVLSNYLNNSFKDLNWKNSYPKSFEENKWDRGASYSKSSPISIFLNIEKSNFEEFNNYFLKVKNFFDFIKKDWKFKFATPDNYIDIFSKESKKDYNDVFDVIDKYYSYSFFESKDILLNLKEFDMENTKKANYNGINRLKHKEILNNKVLNGDKAEDHVVFFEKKSLINENRLDLAKMVRKLDTDGDGFDVLSYFPDGKIKRIEVKSSKNVKNKTIYISQREWELFESAKSIIYYVNESHRQVKIIKFKYPDFNKKNLIPTLYKINF, encoded by the coding sequence ATGATTTGAGAAAAAATTTTAAAATTTAATAAGGAGTTTAAAAGCATTTCTGGTTTAAAGCCGTTATTAAAAGTAAATGACCAAAAAACTCTTGAAGTAAAAAAAATACTGAAATCCATTGCAGAGGAAATAATGCTGTTTTTTAATTTAGATAAAAATAAAATAAATTTATCAATAGGCCAAGGGAATATTACTTTCACTCCATGAATTGGAATAGATGAAACAAATGACTTATTTATGACTATAATTTTTTATCCAATAGAAGATGGACTAACAATAAATATTTGCCAAAAAACAGAAAAACTTACAAAAAATAAAGAAGGTAAGCAGCTGCTTATAAAAAATAGAGAAGTATTGAGTAATTATTTAAATAATAGCTTTAAAGATTTAAATTGAAAAAATTCTTATCCAAAGTCATTTGAAGAAAATAAATGAGATAGAGGGGCGAGTTATTCAAAAAGTTCACCAATTTCTATATTTCTAAATATTGAAAAATCTAATTTTGAAGAATTTAATAATTATTTTTTAAAAGTAAAAAATTTCTTTGATTTTATTAAGAAAGATTGAAAGTTTAAATTTGCAACTCCCGATAACTATATCGATATTTTTTCAAAGGAATCTAAAAAGGATTATAACGATGTGTTTGATGTAATTGATAAATATTACTCTTATAGTTTTTTTGAATCAAAAGATATCTTACTAAATTTAAAGGAGTTTGATATGGAAAATACAAAAAAAGCAAACTATAATGGAATTAATAGATTAAAGCATAAAGAAATTTTAAATAATAAAGTCCTAAATGGAGATAAAGCTGAAGATCATGTTGTTTTTTTTGAAAAAAAAAGTCTTATAAATGAAAATAGATTAGATCTCGCGAAAATGGTAAGAAAACTTGATACAGATGGTGACGGTTTTGATGTTTTAAGTTATTTTCCTGATGGAAAAATAAAAAGAATAGAGGTAAAATCATCTAAGAATGTTAAAAATAAAACCATTTACATAAGTCAAAGAGAATGAGAACTTTTTGAAAGTGCAAAATCAATAATTTACTATGTAAATGAGAGTCATAGACAGGTTAAAATAATAAAATTTAAATATCCAGATTTTAATAAAAAAAATTTAATTCCCACTTTATATAAAATCAATTTTTAA
- a CDS encoding HNH endonuclease, translated as MEKEIKIDKWQAPGNSKIFDYDFVDIKNKKTYIRDRTINILSFFNKVKSIKMDKLLEKEILIFLIKNMKNFDKNNSNVRHFWRPLLFYGFLKEVKRDNKKYIELSFEGKKFLEEYLKGNFETAKENFIYSLMKVSYPNAATNEVKLSLFPFRIIFRIFLEKKIISKSEMDHSIPYITKKSDIEEILANKFNEKKKYDKFRTWVINSLVDLKILSFDGNFYSLCENTRDYVLNYIDFKDDLDLYFFDSYIKNTYIDKLNYYNYSKIKRDIKLVKQVYERDNYKCFFSKEHFSFFTEDGNMYLEAHHIIPISLTPIYKIKLDLLENMISLCPNCHKSMHYSENINKYMMLEKIKKFENSFFKENLYLMEDIQDIYLNNSYLGRK; from the coding sequence ATGGAAAAAGAAATAAAAATAGATAAGTGACAAGCACCAGGAAATTCAAAGATATTTGATTATGATTTTGTTGATATAAAAAATAAAAAAACTTATATTAGAGATAGAACAATTAATATATTATCATTTTTTAATAAAGTGAAATCTATTAAAATGGACAAATTATTAGAAAAAGAAATTTTGATTTTTTTAATAAAAAATATGAAAAACTTTGATAAAAATAATTCAAATGTAAGACATTTCTGAAGGCCACTTTTATTTTATGGTTTTTTAAAAGAAGTAAAAAGAGACAATAAAAAGTATATAGAGTTATCCTTTGAAGGTAAAAAATTTTTAGAGGAATATTTAAAGGGGAATTTTGAAACTGCAAAAGAAAATTTTATATATTCCTTAATGAAAGTTTCTTATCCAAATGCTGCAACAAATGAAGTAAAATTATCTTTATTTCCTTTTAGAATCATTTTTAGAATTTTTCTTGAAAAGAAAATTATCTCTAAAAGCGAAATGGATCATTCAATACCTTATATTACAAAAAAATCTGATATTGAAGAAATTTTAGCTAATAAATTTAATGAGAAAAAAAAGTATGATAAATTCAGAACATGAGTTATTAATTCATTAGTTGACCTAAAAATTTTAAGTTTTGATGGTAATTTTTATTCATTATGCGAAAATACTAGAGATTATGTATTAAATTATATTGATTTTAAAGATGATTTAGATTTATATTTTTTTGATTCTTATATTAAAAATACATATATAGACAAATTAAATTACTATAATTATTCAAAAATTAAAAGAGATATAAAGCTTGTAAAACAAGTTTATGAGAGAGATAACTACAAGTGTTTTTTTTCAAAAGAGCATTTTTCATTTTTTACAGAAGATGGAAATATGTACTTAGAGGCTCATCATATAATTCCGATATCTCTTACACCAATTTATAAAATAAAACTTGATCTACTAGAAAATATGATAAGCCTTTGTCCTAATTGTCACAAAAGTATGCACTATTCTGAAAATATCAACAAATATATGATGCTAGAAAAAATTAAGAAATTTGAAAATAGTTTTTTTAAAGAAAATTTATATCTCATGGAAGATATACAAGATATCTACTTAAATAATTCATATTTAGGAAGAAAGTAA
- a CDS encoding ATP-binding protein — protein sequence MDRSGGLNLAGLLKTFTTDNYFLITTIGEFIDNSISACQIANLKELHFEMIVDYEAEKIFFMDNGPGIESKDIKNKWILFNKYDQLDNIGFNRKHVGFKRGGFWLGKKIELYTKTLLSESGTYLDIDEIISKENDSFSIEKCMEIQEINNQNLVIFRNLISKISKHGTGTIFAISKSYFESAKTFNDKIFPLKNSFKIDGKYKDNNILLFLYLKYYKFIEGNENLKLNIEIRTTVKDQKLSISKKDLKLGNYIFNKEDFLNQFANFDFDALEKKYSDFYGTNVQEEYLNTFGINIEKIIEDLKKGIASWKFKMPYHSMRGESKTELLDVSFSFLNNKYIEEFSVQDIFSGIVLMQDGRAINMGNYNKKNPSTSVFSRISQKIIGFNRTGDYVTLDKYWTAEINLDTDNEILSREFQPIDDKSKFANSEVIQDITKAFSDFISSKLLLNQIGNEIVDHQRSESNRVSSSKSKKNLKINSITINSEKEIVSNNIEKFIKKSEVKIGISEKSSKDKKYFTLLNKTLKFRFEFTNKQSKMIDFKYSFDRVIGENSLLITYNLNCHFFNKSKNLEEIYYKTAFMMSIQIAEELYLNLQTFETNSRAEQETQHFINKLLVFKEYSYE from the coding sequence ATGGACAGAAGTGGTGGATTAAATTTAGCTGGACTTTTAAAAACATTTACAACTGATAATTATTTTCTAATAACAACTATTGGAGAATTTATTGATAATTCAATTTCTGCATGTCAAATTGCAAATCTTAAGGAATTACACTTTGAAATGATAGTGGATTATGAAGCAGAAAAAATATTTTTTATGGATAACGGTCCTGGAATTGAATCAAAAGATATTAAAAATAAATGAATTCTTTTTAATAAATATGATCAACTTGATAATATAGGTTTTAATAGAAAGCATGTCGGTTTTAAAAGGGGAGGATTTTGATTAGGGAAAAAAATAGAGTTATATACAAAAACATTATTATCTGAAAGTGGAACATATTTGGATATTGATGAAATTATATCAAAAGAAAATGATAGTTTTTCTATTGAAAAATGTATGGAAATTCAAGAAATTAATAATCAAAATTTGGTAATATTTAGAAATTTAATTAGTAAAATTTCTAAGCATGGAACTGGTACAATTTTTGCAATCTCAAAAAGTTATTTTGAATCTGCAAAAACTTTTAATGATAAAATTTTTCCATTAAAAAATTCATTCAAAATTGATGGTAAATATAAAGATAATAATATTTTGTTATTTCTTTACTTGAAATATTATAAGTTTATTGAAGGAAATGAGAATTTAAAATTAAATATTGAAATAAGAACTACAGTTAAAGATCAAAAATTGTCTATATCAAAAAAAGATTTAAAGCTTGGGAATTATATTTTTAATAAGGAGGACTTTTTAAACCAGTTTGCAAATTTTGATTTTGATGCTTTGGAAAAAAAATATTCAGACTTCTATGGAACAAATGTTCAAGAGGAGTATTTAAATACGTTTGGAATAAATATTGAAAAAATTATAGAGGATCTTAAAAAGGGTATTGCATCTTGAAAATTTAAAATGCCATATCACTCTATGAGAGGTGAAAGCAAGACGGAATTGCTAGATGTAAGCTTTTCATTTCTAAATAATAAATACATTGAGGAATTCTCTGTACAAGATATTTTTTCTGGAATTGTATTGATGCAAGATGGAAGAGCGATAAATATGGGAAATTATAATAAAAAAAATCCAAGCACAAGTGTTTTCTCAAGAATTAGTCAGAAAATAATTGGCTTTAATAGAACTGGAGATTATGTAACTCTTGATAAATATTGAACAGCTGAAATTAATTTGGATACAGATAATGAAATTCTATCAAGAGAATTTCAACCTATTGATGATAAAAGCAAGTTTGCTAATTCAGAAGTAATTCAAGATATTACAAAAGCATTCTCTGATTTTATATCAAGCAAATTATTATTAAATCAAATTGGTAATGAAATAGTTGATCATCAAAGATCAGAAAGTAATAGAGTATCTTCATCAAAATCTAAAAAAAATTTAAAAATAAACTCTATAACTATTAATAGTGAAAAGGAAATTGTTTCAAATAACATAGAAAAATTTATAAAAAAAAGTGAAGTTAAAATTGGTATTTCTGAAAAGTCATCGAAGGATAAAAAATATTTTACTTTACTAAATAAGACACTAAAGTTTAGATTTGAATTTACAAATAAACAGAGTAAGATGATTGATTTTAAGTATAGTTTTGATAGGGTTATAGGAGAAAACTCATTGTTAATAACTTATAATTTGAATTGCCATTTTTTTAATAAATCAAAAAATTTGGAAGAAATTTATTATAAAACTGCTTTTATGATGAGTATACAAATTGCTGAAGAATTATATTTAAATCTTCAAACTTTTGAAACTAACTCTAGAGCAGAGCAAGAAACACAACATTTTATAAATAAACTTTTAGTATTTAAGGAATATTCATATGAATAA
- a CDS encoding class I SAM-dependent methyltransferase, with amino-acid sequence MENHYKQISSLIYDFTKPPGTSIDGDLEFYKSQLLPIQGKVLEAGVGNGRLFIPLLKYKVDIVGIDKSQEMINICQKNLEKENLTGHLICQDLEEYRELETYDYIIVPNATFNLLETRIKAKKVLKNFYDSLKPQGTIIIDLILPIEFKAGSNHEYSHYIDDQTIVVKNLSKEINWIEQYSINQIDYYINEQLQESQEFKLSWYGCEEFCNILTNIGFNDGVFIINYGNKRNLNVKTITFIFKKV; translated from the coding sequence ATGGAAAATCATTATAAACAAATTAGCAGTTTAATATATGACTTTACCAAACCTCCAGGAACAAGCATTGATGGAGATTTAGAATTTTATAAGTCTCAACTTTTACCAATTCAGGGAAAGGTATTAGAAGCAGGAGTAGGTAATGGCAGATTGTTCATTCCGCTTTTAAAATATAAAGTTGATATTGTTGGTATTGATAAGTCACAAGAAATGATCAATATTTGTCAAAAAAATTTAGAAAAAGAGAATTTAACAGGTCACTTAATTTGTCAAGATTTAGAAGAATATAGAGAACTTGAAACTTATGATTATATTATAGTTCCTAATGCAACTTTCAATTTGCTTGAAACAAGAATTAAAGCTAAAAAAGTTTTAAAAAACTTCTATGATTCTTTAAAACCACAAGGGACCATTATTATTGACTTAATACTGCCAATTGAGTTTAAAGCAGGAAGTAATCATGAATATAGTCACTATATTGATGATCAAACAATAGTTGTAAAAAATTTAAGTAAGGAAATTAATTGAATTGAACAATATAGCATTAATCAAATTGATTATTATATTAATGAACAATTACAAGAAAGCCAAGAGTTTAAATTATCTTGATATGGGTGTGAAGAATTTTGTAATATATTAACAAATATTGGTTTTAATGATGGAGTTTTTATTATAAACTATGGTAATAAAAGAAACTTAAATGTTAAAACAATTACATTTATTTTTAAAAAAGTTTAA
- a CDS encoding ATP-binding protein produces MITKKAKYGINYPMLKEIGRMQYSNYINAISELVANSIDADSKNIYIFIKKNKNLKGEIRIVDDGFGMSENFILENYVKIGFKKRKNDLYRDKKTMGRKGVGKLAALYLSDNFILTSKTEKDSKLSTWEFIYEKNKQNNIEEEPTLNNIDNNKYKFKIESDLNFKSGTEIFMRNVDFNKFDVDKVKELKNSLTKMFTLEGLKEINLMFCLEHFDPKKSECLKLEKTIDFERLIKVNYININEKFNSQITKFNEQEFSLKAEEIKLDKEIITDDLVSQKVTLKKESINLNDDSNFVKIMNEDIKNVELDESDGYQDIKADNIKIKGWIGIVDSINKKAWNEKKCQPFENKIRLYINKKLAYENILDYKPKNQVFEKYIEGEIEFDLLDDSNYIDITTTNRQDLNKEDPRFVRLYDLVKYIISDLVKFRINSVQKIEKENKIKKDKIVSNIKNNIITNVSSHIESDVTKKIVSDVLNRDLIGDILKKESKIFISHSSQDKWFGDFLRDMLIYFGLKREELYYTSDEGISEYKPKTNIYDDMREILKDKKTYILYLVTENFLGITDETKHKSQVTLFEAGAGWVLKYEDNSYTLLGDYDSIEKYLKPINRVHDTSNFIANNNLIKMSLNFFNKHLLNFFNDLFKHINQNRKLIGEKEIPTLVFAKNEKDKVYQKIEKFWNGYIKNKRLKK; encoded by the coding sequence ATGATAACTAAAAAAGCTAAGTATGGAATTAATTATCCAATGCTTAAAGAAATAGGCAGAATGCAATATTCAAACTATATAAATGCAATTAGTGAGCTTGTAGCTAATTCAATAGATGCTGATTCAAAAAATATTTATATTTTTATTAAAAAGAATAAAAATTTAAAAGGGGAAATAAGAATTGTCGATGATGGATTTGGTATGAGCGAAAATTTTATTTTAGAAAATTATGTAAAAATAGGTTTCAAGAAAAGAAAAAATGACTTATATAGAGATAAAAAAACTATGGGGAGAAAAGGAGTTGGAAAATTAGCTGCACTTTATCTAAGCGATAATTTTATATTAACTTCAAAAACTGAAAAGGATTCTAAATTAAGCACTTGAGAGTTTATTTATGAAAAAAATAAACAGAATAATATTGAGGAAGAACCTACATTAAATAATATTGATAACAATAAATACAAATTTAAAATTGAATCAGATCTTAATTTTAAATCAGGAACAGAAATATTTATGAGAAATGTGGATTTCAATAAATTTGACGTCGATAAAGTAAAAGAATTAAAAAATAGCTTAACTAAAATGTTTACATTAGAAGGACTTAAAGAAATTAATTTAATGTTTTGTTTAGAACATTTTGATCCAAAAAAAAGTGAATGCTTGAAATTAGAGAAGACAATTGATTTTGAAAGGCTTATTAAAGTTAACTATATAAATATTAATGAGAAATTTAATAGCCAAATTACAAAATTTAACGAGCAAGAATTTTCCTTAAAGGCAGAAGAAATTAAACTTGACAAAGAGATAATTACAGATGACTTAGTTTCTCAAAAAGTGACTCTGAAAAAAGAATCAATAAATTTAAATGATGACTCAAATTTTGTAAAAATTATGAATGAAGATATTAAAAATGTTGAACTTGATGAATCAGATGGTTATCAGGATATTAAAGCAGATAATATTAAAATTAAAGGTTGAATTGGAATTGTTGACTCCATAAATAAAAAGGCTTGAAATGAAAAAAAATGTCAACCTTTTGAAAACAAAATTAGATTATATATTAATAAAAAACTAGCTTATGAAAATATATTGGACTACAAACCTAAGAATCAGGTATTTGAGAAATATATTGAAGGTGAAATAGAGTTTGATCTTTTAGATGATTCTAATTATATAGATATAACAACTACTAATAGACAGGATTTAAATAAGGAAGACCCGAGATTTGTTAGATTATACGATTTAGTTAAATACATTATTAGTGATTTAGTTAAATTTAGAATTAACTCAGTTCAAAAAATAGAAAAAGAAAATAAAATAAAGAAAGATAAAATTGTTAGCAATATAAAAAATAACATAATAACCAATGTTTCTAGTCATATTGAAAGTGATGTAACAAAAAAAATAGTATCTGATGTTTTAAATAGAGATTTAATAGGAGATATTTTAAAAAAGGAATCTAAAATATTTATTTCACATTCTAGTCAAGATAAGTGATTTGGAGATTTTTTAAGGGATATGTTAATATACTTTGGTTTAAAAAGAGAGGAATTATATTATACATCCGATGAAGGAATCAGTGAATATAAACCAAAAACTAATATTTATGATGATATGAGAGAAATTTTAAAAGATAAAAAAACTTATATTTTATATTTAGTTACTGAAAATTTTTTAGGAATAACCGATGAGACTAAACATAAAAGTCAGGTTACTCTATTTGAAGCAGGAGCTGGATGAGTACTAAAATATGAGGATAATTCATATACGCTGCTTGGTGATTATGATAGTATTGAAAAATATTTAAAGCCTATTAATAGAGTACATGATACATCAAATTTCATTGCTAATAATAATTTAATTAAAATGAGCTTAAATTTTTTTAATAAGCATCTTCTGAATTTTTTTAATGATTTATTTAAACATATAAATCAAAATAGAAAATTAATAGGGGAAAAAGAAATCCCCACATTAGTTTTTGCTAAGAATGAAAAAGATAAAGTATATCAAAAAATTGAGAAATTTTGAAATGGATATATTAAAAATAAAAGATTAAAAAAATAA
- a CDS encoding ROK family protein, with amino-acid sequence MKLAVDIGGTSIRFALIENNQIIKKEVIDTDGNNMQKNLDEIKATVDSWNEPIDFIGICCPGPLNLKRGTILVTYNLPDWNNKCILQEFKELFEIENVKINNDGNVAALGQFSIRKNLHSLLYFTFSTGIGAGFINQGEIFEGFSGAALEIANALPIYNSENSNRSGIEFLASGKNICLQLSKLGVEVNSSKEAFDLYKKGDNQIVNEFFSMIEEKLISLISTAIYFFNPEIIVFGGSVAMFNQDFFESIFKKVIEITADIGYQTRFEFALDLDDSTLLGCCQM; translated from the coding sequence ATGAAGTTAGCAGTAGATATTGGTGGAACATCGATTAGGTTTGCTTTAATTGAAAATAATCAAATAATAAAAAAAGAAGTTATTGATACAGATGGCAATAACATGCAAAAAAACTTAGATGAAATTAAAGCAACAGTTGATAGTTGAAATGAACCAATTGATTTTATTGGTATTTGTTGTCCTGGGCCCTTAAACTTAAAAAGAGGAACAATTTTAGTTACTTATAATTTACCTGATTGAAATAATAAATGTATTTTACAAGAATTTAAAGAACTATTTGAAATTGAAAATGTCAAAATAAACAATGATGGTAATGTAGCTGCTTTAGGTCAATTTAGCATAAGAAAGAATTTACACTCACTTTTATACTTTACCTTTTCAACTGGAATAGGTGCTGGTTTCATTAATCAAGGAGAAATATTTGAAGGTTTTAGTGGGGCTGCTTTAGAGATAGCTAATGCTTTACCAATATATAATAGTGAAAATTCAAATAGAAGTGGTATTGAATTTTTAGCAAGTGGTAAAAATATTTGCTTACAGTTATCTAAATTAGGAGTTGAAGTTAATTCATCAAAAGAGGCTTTTGACTTATACAAAAAAGGTGATAATCAAATTGTTAATGAATTTTTTTCAATGATTGAGGAAAAATTAATAAGTTTAATATCTACTGCAATTTACTTTTTTAATCCAGAAATAATAGTATTTGGGGGAAGTGTGGCAATGTTTAATCAAGACTTTTTTGAATCAATATTTAAAAAAGTAATTGAAATTACAGCAGATATTGGCTATCAAACAAGATTTGAATTTGCTTTGGATTTAGATGATTCAACTTTATTAGGTTGTTGTCAAATGTAG
- a CDS encoding DNA cytosine methyltransferase, with amino-acid sequence MKGISLFSNVGIGEYFFKDSGIKIVAANELILKRAEFYKHIYPECDVVCGDITDKKVFNKLINIYKENNCEFLIATPPCQGMSIAGKMDKKDIRNQLVKYVIEFIKIVQPKNIIIENVAGMPNFPITVNSKVLLIKDYINDSLIKMGYFINFGILDAADFGTPQSRKRSIFLASKYAPWNFPNKVPKINVLNAIGDLPSLESGEDSGIKYHKAKIHNDNHIKWMRNTPSGKSAHKNENYFPIKIDGSRIKGFSTTYKRIDWYKPSPTITMCNGAISSQNNVHPGRLKRDGTYSDARVLTILELMRLTGLPDNWNIPKWASENMIRNVLGESFPPKFSQKLLEKMPRGYADGKRNKNR; translated from the coding sequence ATGAAGGGAATAAGTTTATTTTCTAATGTTGGAATTGGCGAATATTTTTTTAAAGATAGTGGAATTAAAATTGTAGCAGCAAATGAATTAATTCTCAAAAGAGCAGAATTTTATAAGCATATTTATCCTGAATGTGATGTTGTATGTGGAGATATAACAGATAAAAAAGTCTTTAATAAATTAATTAATATTTATAAAGAAAATAATTGTGAGTTTCTAATAGCAACACCTCCATGCCAAGGAATGAGTATCGCTGGCAAAATGGACAAAAAAGATATTAGAAATCAATTGGTTAAGTATGTTATTGAATTTATTAAAATAGTTCAACCGAAAAATATAATTATTGAAAATGTAGCAGGAATGCCAAATTTTCCCATTACAGTAAATTCCAAAGTTCTTTTAATTAAAGATTATATTAATGATTCTTTAATTAAAATGGGGTATTTTATAAATTTTGGAATTTTAGATGCAGCAGATTTTGGAACACCTCAGTCAAGAAAAAGAAGTATCTTTTTAGCTTCTAAGTATGCGCCTTGAAATTTTCCAAATAAGGTCCCTAAAATAAACGTATTAAATGCTATTGGAGATTTACCATCTTTGGAGTCAGGAGAAGATAGTGGAATAAAATATCACAAAGCAAAAATTCATAATGATAATCATATAAAATGAATGAGAAATACACCATCAGGTAAAAGTGCTCACAAAAATGAAAATTACTTTCCTATAAAAATAGATGGTTCAAGAATAAAGGGGTTTTCAACAACATATAAAAGAATTGATTGATATAAACCAAGCCCCACAATTACTATGTGCAATGGAGCTATTTCAAGTCAAAATAATGTACATCCTGGAAGATTGAAAAGAGATGGTACTTATTCAGACGCAAGAGTTTTAACTATTTTAGAGCTTATGAGATTAACTGGATTGCCTGATAATTGAAATATTCCCAAATGAGCTTCAGAAAATATGATTAGAAATGTTTTAGGAGAATCGTTTCCTCCAAAATTCTCACAAAAATTATTAGAAAAAATGCCTAGAGGTTATGCAGATGGAAAAAGAAATAAAAATAGATAA
- a CDS encoding DUF262 domain-containing protein, whose translation MEIKKLSALHLLLSNSQFVIPTFQRQYRWGLVQLEQFIEALEIIRKKDIDEYFIGSIIFSERPSKLIVLDGQQRLTTMFIYTVAFSNFYKKHNSLLWDENNLFNLDNKIRFINNKIKLESLDDDKIFLSQLFNNEINELANNKIAKAYIFFINYFQKNISSIDELNFLNLFNKLSIAFIKIADSKMDQLTFESINSTGKALSLTDLVRNFILMGYKDPVTQHLIKTEKWDIWSKLLGEKMDDFLIKLVTIWSGKQPSVNSQKDGEKMQNNYREIYDLFKKYSYEKFKNNYDNLIFDIHLYVTSYLIILKGKFEGIFSKKFERDTINLKSFNSFNITGYLQIYLVKKMLMESISNEELERYTNLIANFYIRRIVLLPSSGTKDIQRKFPLIVKKLRDNEDVYRSCINYESILKKELFTSNSENQNAENNYEILKQNKLYDFSDLSLTKELISKYYLDKSNFNYNNKSDELYEDFLLFKSLTNGIIKNKIISSSEKKDLGLVEPEQVIKIERMIGSFFVFDEKPKKGQKYENNIPLLTLNYLKNSMKYEDIVKIDKNLFENRSNKIIEHFLEQYPYPEEE comes from the coding sequence ATGGAAATTAAAAAATTATCTGCACTTCATTTATTATTGTCTAATTCGCAATTTGTAATACCGACTTTTCAAAGACAATATAGATGAGGCTTAGTTCAACTTGAACAATTTATTGAGGCATTAGAAATTATTAGAAAAAAAGATATTGACGAATATTTTATTGGAAGCATTATATTTTCTGAAAGACCAAGTAAATTAATTGTATTAGATGGTCAACAAAGGCTTACTACAATGTTTATATATACAGTAGCTTTTTCAAATTTTTATAAAAAGCATAATAGTTTATTATGAGATGAAAATAATTTATTTAATTTAGATAATAAAATAAGATTTATTAATAATAAAATTAAATTGGAATCATTAGATGATGATAAAATTTTTTTATCTCAGTTATTCAATAATGAAATAAATGAGTTAGCTAATAATAAAATTGCAAAAGCATACATATTTTTCATAAATTATTTTCAAAAAAATATTAGTTCTATCGATGAGCTCAATTTTCTCAATCTATTTAATAAATTATCTATAGCATTTATAAAAATTGCTGATTCAAAAATGGACCAATTAACTTTTGAATCAATTAACTCAACTGGAAAAGCGTTATCTTTAACTGATCTAGTGAGAAATTTTATATTAATGGGTTATAAAGATCCCGTTACTCAACATTTAATAAAAACTGAAAAATGAGATATCTGATCTAAATTATTAGGTGAAAAAATGGATGATTTTTTAATTAAATTAGTAACAATATGATCTGGTAAACAACCTTCAGTAAATTCACAAAAAGATGGAGAGAAAATGCAAAATAATTATAGAGAAATTTATGATTTATTTAAAAAATATTCTTATGAAAAATTTAAAAATAATTATGATAATTTAATTTTTGATATTCACTTATATGTAACTTCATATTTAATTATATTAAAGGGAAAATTTGAGGGTATTTTTTCAAAGAAATTTGAAAGAGATACAATAAATTTAAAATCATTCAACTCGTTTAATATTACAGGATATCTGCAAATTTATTTAGTAAAAAAGATGCTAATGGAGTCAATTTCAAATGAGGAACTTGAAAGATATACAAATTTGATAGCAAATTTTTATATAAGAAGAATTGTATTATTACCATCTTCAGGAACAAAGGATATTCAACGAAAATTTCCTTTAATTGTTAAAAAGTTGAGAGATAATGAGGATGTTTATAGATCATGTATAAATTATGAAAGTATTTTAAAAAAAGAACTATTTACTTCAAATAGTGAGAATCAAAATGCTGAAAATAATTATGAAATTTTAAAACAAAATAAATTATATGATTTCTCTGATTTGAGCTTAACAAAAGAATTAATATCAAAATATTATTTAGACAAAAGTAATTTTAATTATAATAATAAATCTGATGAACTTTATGAAGACTTTCTATTATTTAAATCTTTAACTAATGGAATTATTAAAAATAAAATTATATCTAGTTCTGAAAAGAAGGATTTGGGTCTAGTTGAACCAGAGCAAGTTATAAAAATAGAAAGAATGATTGGAAGTTTTTTTGTATTTGATGAGAAGCCCAAAAAGGGTCAAAAATATGAAAATAATATTCCTTTACTTACTTTAAATTATTTAAAAAATTCAATGAAATATGAAGATATTGTTAAAATTGATAAGAATTTATTTGAAAATAGATCAAATAAAATAATTGAGCATTTTTTGGAACAATATCCATACCCTGAGGAGGAATAA